One stretch of Pandoraea oxalativorans DNA includes these proteins:
- a CDS encoding D-glycero-alpha-D-manno-heptose-1,7-bisphosphate 7-phosphatase, which yields MIGGHGTVDGAILLDKDGTLVDDEPFNVEPSRIRLAPGAEQALSEFASLRWPVAVVSNQPGVAFGYFDEASLHAVRVHLARVMARFGVDFAGFFYCAHHPQGRDAAYRMTCACRKPAPGLLQAAARHIGVPLSSCWMIGDILDDVEAGNVAGCHTILVDCGNETVWQRGAHRTPDHTVASIDAAARIIAAHATDVALANAGRPS from the coding sequence ATGATCGGCGGCCATGGCACTGTCGACGGCGCCATCTTGCTCGATAAGGACGGTACCCTCGTCGACGACGAGCCCTTCAACGTCGAACCCTCGCGTATCCGGCTCGCGCCGGGCGCGGAGCAGGCGCTGAGCGAGTTCGCGTCGCTTCGCTGGCCGGTTGCGGTTGTCTCCAACCAGCCGGGCGTGGCGTTCGGGTATTTCGACGAAGCGTCGCTGCACGCGGTGCGCGTCCATCTGGCGCGTGTCATGGCGCGTTTCGGCGTGGATTTTGCCGGGTTCTTCTACTGTGCGCACCACCCGCAGGGGCGCGACGCCGCTTATCGCATGACCTGCGCGTGCCGCAAGCCCGCGCCCGGTCTGCTGCAGGCGGCCGCCCGACACATCGGCGTGCCGTTGTCCTCATGCTGGATGATCGGCGACATTCTCGACGACGTCGAAGCGGGCAATGTCGCCGGATGCCACACGATTCTCGTCGACTGCGGCAACGAGACCGTCTGGCAGCGCGGCGCCCACCGTACCCCGGATCACACCGTGGCGAGCATCGACGCAGCGGCCCGGATTATCGCGGCGCATGCAACCGACGTGGCGCTCGCGAATGCCGGGAGGCCGTCATGA
- a CDS encoding glycosyltransferase family 4 protein, whose amino-acid sequence MRRLKVLTWQVHGNYLFYLSHAPHDFYIVTKPGNPAGYARCGGGLPWGPNVIEVPYQDVPQMAFDCVLYQHHRHFLKDGPLLLSDAQQRLPTAFVEHDPPQEHPTNTRHPVQDRNVMLIHVTPFNALMWDSGDTPVRVIEHGVKLVEPVDWHGTLPKGITVVNHLARRGRRLGADVFEQLRREVPLDLVGMDAQALGGIGEITASELPRFMSAYRFFFNPIRYTSLGLAVIEAMMAGLPVVALATTEMAMLIRSGHNGVADTRPEVLVDAMRRLIRDPSLAGEWGQAARRDAEARFNIGRFAQDWDRALRDLSQ is encoded by the coding sequence ATGCGACGGTTGAAAGTGCTTACGTGGCAGGTGCACGGCAACTACCTCTTTTACCTCTCGCACGCGCCGCACGATTTCTATATCGTGACGAAGCCGGGCAATCCTGCGGGTTACGCCCGCTGTGGCGGGGGATTGCCATGGGGGCCCAATGTTATCGAGGTGCCGTATCAGGACGTTCCACAAATGGCGTTCGATTGCGTGCTGTATCAGCATCACCGTCACTTTCTGAAGGACGGGCCGTTGCTGTTGAGCGATGCACAGCAACGCTTGCCAACGGCCTTCGTCGAACACGATCCACCGCAGGAGCATCCGACGAACACGCGTCATCCTGTGCAGGACCGCAATGTCATGCTCATTCATGTGACGCCGTTCAATGCGTTGATGTGGGATTCGGGCGACACACCCGTTCGGGTCATCGAGCATGGCGTGAAACTGGTCGAGCCGGTCGACTGGCATGGCACCCTGCCCAAGGGCATTACGGTGGTCAATCATCTTGCCCGGCGGGGTCGGCGGCTTGGCGCCGACGTGTTCGAGCAATTGCGCCGCGAGGTCCCGCTCGATCTGGTCGGCATGGACGCGCAGGCGCTCGGCGGCATCGGCGAAATCACCGCGTCCGAACTGCCGCGCTTCATGTCTGCCTATCGCTTCTTCTTCAATCCAATCCGCTACACCAGTCTCGGGCTCGCCGTGATCGAGGCGATGATGGCTGGTCTGCCCGTGGTGGCGCTCGCCACGACGGAGATGGCAATGCTCATTCGCTCCGGACATAACGGTGTGGCCGATACCCGGCCGGAGGTGCTTGTCGATGCGATGCGTCGGCTCATACGCGACCCGTCGCTCGCCGGCGAATGGGGACAGGCAGCAAGGCGCGATGCCGAAGCGCGCTTCAACATCGGCCGTTTTGCGCAGGATTGGGACCGCGCGTTGCGCGATCTGTCGCAATGA
- a CDS encoding carbamoyltransferase family protein, whose product MPSPATHYTLGINAAFHDSAACLIQDGQVIAAAEEERFTHVKHGKRPVPFSAWELPYHAIDYCLQVADIEMRDVQDVAYAYDPWLQVARGAIPGLDLSDETGDPRSAFMQLPLMPSAHARPTGDGSPWDPLFLSYIVNAPRQLADGAPHHLQNRFRGLRHDGPCKWHNVEHHLAHEASAFLAAPFERCAVLTMDGRGEVATTSYGVFDGARYKRIKQIDLPNSLGLLYERITWHLGFLHSSDEYKVMALASFGKPSLLPEMQALASYGGNGAYTVSDRDLTELLGPARQRGWPLEARHFDIARSLQETLESIVLDMTRWLAQETGERCLAMAGGVALNCVMNARVRDDGPFEQVWVQPAAGDAGTALGAALWVDFEQRGTRSDWRMEHAYLGPSYGEAEIGAFLDEAKLRYRRLDDVARETAALLAENRVIGWFQGRMEFGPRALGARSILASPVDPGMQQRLNQIKDREDFRPVAPVVLEEKAHEWFQAKPRRTSEARASLQAHEAHDALYAPYMLFVYGIAPGRAARIPAVCHVDGTARVQTVNASQNPLYHALLTEFEALTGVPVLVNTSFNTRGEPIVCSPRDAIECFWASPLDALVIGPYLLEKPQ is encoded by the coding sequence ATGCCGTCGCCTGCCACGCACTACACCCTCGGCATCAACGCCGCCTTTCACGACAGCGCTGCATGCCTCATTCAGGACGGGCAGGTCATCGCGGCGGCCGAAGAGGAACGCTTTACCCACGTCAAGCATGGCAAGCGCCCGGTGCCGTTCTCCGCATGGGAATTGCCGTATCACGCCATCGACTACTGCCTCCAGGTCGCCGATATTGAAATGCGCGATGTCCAGGACGTCGCCTATGCCTACGATCCGTGGCTGCAAGTCGCGCGCGGGGCGATCCCCGGGCTCGACCTGAGCGACGAAACAGGCGACCCGCGCAGTGCTTTCATGCAGTTGCCCCTGATGCCGTCGGCGCATGCACGTCCGACCGGCGACGGCTCGCCGTGGGATCCGTTGTTCCTGTCGTATATCGTCAATGCGCCGCGTCAACTCGCCGACGGTGCGCCACACCATCTGCAAAATCGGTTTCGCGGCTTGCGTCACGACGGCCCGTGCAAGTGGCACAACGTTGAACACCATCTCGCGCACGAAGCGAGCGCGTTTCTGGCAGCCCCGTTCGAGCGGTGTGCCGTGCTCACTATGGACGGACGCGGTGAGGTCGCGACCACCAGTTACGGTGTGTTCGACGGCGCCCGGTATAAGCGCATCAAACAAATCGACCTGCCGAACTCGCTGGGTTTGCTCTACGAGCGCATTACCTGGCATCTCGGATTTCTCCATTCGTCGGACGAATACAAGGTGATGGCGCTTGCATCGTTCGGGAAACCGTCGCTCTTGCCGGAAATGCAAGCGCTGGCAAGCTACGGCGGCAACGGCGCCTATACCGTCTCGGACCGCGATCTGACCGAACTGCTCGGCCCCGCACGGCAGCGCGGGTGGCCATTGGAGGCGAGACACTTCGACATCGCGCGCTCGTTACAGGAGACGCTGGAGTCCATCGTTCTGGACATGACCCGCTGGTTGGCGCAAGAGACCGGCGAGCGCTGTCTGGCCATGGCCGGTGGCGTTGCACTTAACTGCGTCATGAACGCGCGGGTGCGCGACGACGGGCCTTTCGAGCAAGTTTGGGTTCAACCGGCGGCGGGCGATGCCGGGACAGCCCTGGGCGCGGCATTATGGGTCGATTTCGAGCAACGTGGGACGCGCAGCGACTGGCGCATGGAGCACGCGTATCTCGGTCCCTCATACGGAGAAGCGGAGATCGGGGCTTTTCTCGACGAGGCCAAGCTTCGCTACCGTCGTCTCGACGACGTTGCCCGCGAAACGGCAGCATTGTTGGCCGAAAATCGTGTCATCGGCTGGTTTCAAGGACGTATGGAGTTCGGGCCACGGGCCCTTGGCGCGCGCTCGATTCTGGCCTCACCGGTCGACCCGGGCATGCAACAGCGGCTAAACCAGATCAAGGATCGCGAGGACTTCCGACCCGTCGCGCCGGTCGTGCTCGAAGAGAAGGCGCATGAGTGGTTTCAGGCGAAGCCACGGCGCACATCGGAAGCACGCGCCTCGCTTCAGGCGCATGAGGCGCACGACGCTTTGTACGCACCGTACATGCTCTTCGTCTACGGCATCGCCCCCGGTCGGGCGGCGCGGATTCCCGCCGTATGCCATGTCGACGGAACCGCACGAGTACAGACAGTCAATGCGTCGCAAAACCCGCTCTATCACGCGTTGCTCACCGAGTTCGAGGCGCTGACCGGCGTACCCGTGCTCGTCAACACCTCGTTCAACACGCGTGGCGAGCCGATCGTGTGCAGCCCGCGCGACGCCATCGAGTGCTTCTGGGCCTCGCCACTCGACGCACTGGTGATCGGTCCCTACCTTCTGGAGAAGCCGCAATGA
- a CDS encoding SDR family oxidoreductase, producing MSVKVERVARPNTDQPLRGRCVLVTGGARGLGAAISENLALAGARVTIADVDRASAATTCETLAGRGLDVSFQCFDVRHEASVTEAVHDARTAMGGLDVVINNAGIDITAPVDEVGATAWHDVLMTNLFGPYLMCHAAVPMMRAGGGGHIVNIASTAAKRAWPNASAYHATKWGLLGLSHALHAELRDAGIKVSAIVAGGMRTPFLLDRFPDIDETTLQPPENVANTVRFVLMQPDGTVIPEVMVLPMRETSWP from the coding sequence ATGTCAGTCAAAGTAGAGCGTGTTGCGCGTCCAAACACCGATCAGCCACTGCGTGGAAGGTGTGTCCTCGTTACCGGTGGTGCGCGCGGTCTGGGCGCGGCCATTTCAGAAAACCTCGCGCTCGCCGGCGCTCGCGTCACGATAGCAGACGTCGACCGGGCATCCGCGGCCACCACATGCGAGACGCTTGCCGGGCGCGGGTTGGATGTCTCGTTTCAATGCTTCGACGTCCGCCATGAAGCGTCCGTGACCGAAGCGGTCCACGACGCGCGCACCGCCATGGGCGGCCTCGACGTGGTCATCAACAATGCGGGCATCGATATCACGGCGCCGGTCGACGAAGTGGGCGCGACGGCATGGCACGACGTGCTCATGACCAATCTCTTCGGGCCGTATCTGATGTGCCACGCCGCCGTGCCGATGATGCGCGCAGGCGGCGGCGGTCACATCGTCAACATCGCCTCGACGGCAGCCAAGCGCGCGTGGCCGAACGCCTCTGCGTATCACGCCACCAAATGGGGCCTGCTCGGGCTGTCGCATGCCTTGCATGCCGAGCTGCGCGATGCGGGCATCAAGGTCTCGGCCATCGTCGCCGGTGGCATGCGCACCCCGTTCCTGCTGGATCGCTTCCCGGACATCGACGAAACGACGCTGCAACCGCCTGAAAACGTGGCGAATACGGTGCGCTTCGTCCTGATGCAGCCCGACGGGACGGTCATCCCGGAGGTCATGGTCTTGCCGATGCGAGAAACATCATGGCCATGA
- a CDS encoding sigma 54-interacting transcriptional regulator, translated as MTVHEEVRTRLAGDSPGVTELRSRIERFAGVPASVLIVGESGSGKEVVARSLHDASARRSSPFVAINCAAIPQELAESQLFGHERGSFTGAVSRHTGFFEAASGGTLFLDEIQDMPMALQVKLLRALETRTVVRVGGYDPVSFDTRIIAATHASPGRAVREGRLREDLLFRLAAFTLYVPPLRRRENDVLALAQTHVDRLNASGGTGKRLTSQSLTVLRRHSWPGNVRELHNTIERAFIMADVDLDLQPLPVPKQREVVLDGALSIPIGATLAQAQQAFIAASLRYFDGDKPRTAKALGISLKTLYNRLALMTDVAAPAEVA; from the coding sequence ATGACAGTGCATGAGGAAGTTCGCACGCGACTCGCGGGAGATTCGCCGGGTGTAACGGAACTGCGTAGCCGAATCGAACGGTTTGCCGGCGTGCCTGCCAGCGTGCTGATCGTTGGCGAAAGCGGCAGCGGCAAGGAAGTTGTCGCGCGTTCTCTGCATGACGCCAGTGCGCGTCGTTCGTCCCCTTTCGTTGCTATCAATTGCGCTGCCATTCCCCAGGAACTGGCGGAATCGCAGTTGTTCGGCCATGAGCGCGGCAGCTTCACCGGCGCGGTGTCTCGGCACACCGGCTTCTTCGAAGCGGCATCCGGCGGCACGCTATTTCTCGACGAAATTCAGGACATGCCGATGGCCCTGCAGGTCAAGTTGCTGCGCGCACTGGAGACCCGCACGGTGGTGCGCGTTGGCGGCTATGACCCCGTGAGCTTCGATACACGAATCATTGCGGCGACCCATGCCAGTCCGGGGCGCGCCGTGCGCGAAGGTCGCCTGCGTGAAGATCTGCTATTCCGCCTGGCTGCGTTCACGCTCTACGTGCCGCCGCTACGACGGCGCGAGAACGATGTGCTCGCGCTCGCGCAAACGCACGTCGACCGTCTCAATGCGTCCGGTGGCACCGGCAAACGCCTCACGTCGCAATCGTTGACGGTGCTTCGCCGTCATTCCTGGCCGGGCAACGTGCGCGAATTGCACAACACGATCGAGCGCGCGTTCATCATGGCCGACGTCGACCTCGATTTACAGCCGTTGCCCGTACCGAAACAACGCGAGGTAGTCCTCGACGGTGCGCTCAGCATTCCCATCGGTGCGACGCTTGCGCAAGCGCAGCAAGCGTTCATCGCTGCGTCGCTTCGATATTTCGACGGCGACAAGCCTCGCACGGCAAAGGCGCTCGGCATCAGTCTCAAGACACTCTACAACCGGCTGGCGCTGATGACGGACGTCGCTGCGCCCGCTGAAGTCGCCTGA
- a CDS encoding glycosyltransferase family 9 protein, giving the protein MSFWRAARRILCVRLDNMGDVLMTTPAMRALRQCGDGRHLTLLTSSSAAKLAPHLNMVDDVWAFDAPWVKHPVASSVDTDLATIERLRAGRFDAAVIFTVYSQSPLPAAMMCRLAGIPLRLAHCRENPYALLTDRIAETEPHNGTRHEVQRQLALVRSVGALASDERLGFDVLRRDRLTVAERLAAGRAHRTTGRWLVIHPGATAPSRRWPAERFAEAGAQLARDFDGIAVTGGQDEQPLVATVCARIGKKALPLAGALSLGELAALIERADLLVANNTGPVHIAAALGTPVVDLYALTNPQHRPWQVPHRVLNVDVPCRNCYRSECAQPGHPCLTGVSPDAVVAAARQLVPAGASKYLPPVVLPGPLPQGLQTTHAPDPTPNTSHVIPQTLTRSR; this is encoded by the coding sequence ATGAGCTTCTGGCGGGCGGCGCGACGCATCTTATGTGTGCGACTCGATAACATGGGCGATGTGCTGATGACGACGCCCGCCATGCGAGCGCTCCGGCAATGCGGTGACGGACGTCATCTCACGTTGCTCACGTCCTCGTCCGCGGCGAAACTCGCGCCGCACCTGAACATGGTGGACGACGTGTGGGCGTTCGATGCTCCGTGGGTCAAACACCCGGTCGCGTCGAGTGTCGACACCGATCTGGCGACGATCGAACGATTGAGGGCAGGGCGGTTCGACGCCGCCGTCATCTTCACCGTCTACTCGCAAAGTCCGTTACCCGCCGCAATGATGTGTCGGCTGGCGGGCATTCCGTTGCGTCTGGCGCATTGTCGTGAGAATCCCTACGCGCTGCTCACCGACCGAATCGCCGAGACCGAGCCGCACAACGGCACGCGCCATGAAGTGCAGCGTCAGTTGGCGTTGGTGCGATCCGTCGGCGCGCTGGCGTCGGACGAACGGCTCGGATTCGACGTGCTGCGTCGTGACCGCCTCACTGTCGCCGAGCGGCTGGCCGCCGGGCGAGCGCACCGCACGACAGGCCGGTGGCTCGTCATTCATCCGGGAGCGACCGCACCGTCGCGCCGCTGGCCCGCCGAGCGCTTCGCAGAAGCGGGGGCGCAACTGGCGCGTGACTTCGACGGCATCGCTGTCACGGGCGGACAGGACGAGCAGCCGCTCGTCGCCACCGTCTGCGCACGCATCGGCAAGAAGGCGTTGCCGCTCGCGGGTGCGTTGTCGCTAGGTGAGCTCGCAGCGCTGATCGAGCGCGCCGACCTGCTCGTCGCCAATAACACCGGGCCGGTGCACATCGCCGCTGCGCTCGGCACGCCGGTCGTCGATCTGTATGCGCTGACCAATCCGCAGCATCGTCCGTGGCAAGTGCCGCATCGCGTGCTCAATGTCGATGTGCCATGCCGCAACTGTTATCGCAGTGAATGCGCCCAGCCCGGCCACCCCTGTCTGACCGGCGTGTCGCCGGACGCCGTGGTGGCGGCGGCCCGTCAGTTGGTCCCCGCCGGCGCCTCGAAATACCTTCCGCCCGTCGTTTTGCCCGGTCCGCTGCCGCAAGGCTTGCAAACCACTCACGCGCCGGATCCGACGCCGAACACCTCACATGTAATCCCGCAAACGCTTACGAGGAGCCGCTGA
- a CDS encoding glycosyltransferase family 9 protein, with translation MALPTLGAHRRIVVFRALQLGDMLCAVPALRALRLGEPSARITLVGLPWAEAFATRFKDYIDDFLPFPGAPGLPEQGVDVGELSAFERRCRERHFDLAVQLHGSGTHSNAIVSRMGATCSVGFMPQADTSSIAPAIMENGVDQGLPWPESGSEVHRCLALVRAMGYQDWGDHLEFPLAALDYATFHVLCDKFRLEAGRFVIVHAGSRMPSRRWPVERYASIVDKVTRQGYRVILTGGAQEREIAEALTARAREPVVDFCSKTSLGTLAALIAHARLLICNDTGVSHIAAALGTRSVVVACGSDVSRWAPLNAERHHVVAKFPACRPCMFHTCPYGHECAHDISVPEVMRHVNALLAAGGPECDG, from the coding sequence ATGGCGCTCCCGACGCTTGGCGCACATCGACGCATCGTCGTGTTTCGCGCATTGCAGCTCGGCGACATGTTGTGCGCTGTACCCGCGCTCAGGGCGCTTCGTCTGGGCGAACCGTCGGCGCGTATCACGCTTGTCGGGCTGCCCTGGGCCGAGGCGTTCGCGACCCGGTTCAAGGACTATATCGACGATTTTCTGCCGTTTCCCGGTGCGCCGGGTTTGCCCGAGCAGGGCGTGGACGTCGGGGAACTGAGCGCGTTCGAGCGTCGCTGCCGTGAGCGTCATTTCGATCTGGCGGTGCAATTGCACGGCAGCGGCACGCACTCCAATGCTATCGTGAGCAGAATGGGCGCGACGTGCAGCGTAGGGTTCATGCCGCAAGCGGACACCTCATCGATCGCGCCGGCGATCATGGAAAACGGCGTGGATCAGGGCCTGCCGTGGCCTGAATCCGGTTCGGAAGTCCATCGATGTCTGGCGCTGGTGCGGGCGATGGGCTATCAGGACTGGGGCGATCACCTCGAATTCCCGCTCGCGGCCCTCGATTACGCGACGTTTCACGTGCTATGCGACAAGTTTCGATTGGAGGCGGGCCGCTTCGTCATCGTTCACGCCGGATCACGCATGCCGTCCCGGCGCTGGCCGGTCGAGCGTTACGCCAGCATCGTGGACAAGGTGACGCGACAGGGCTATCGCGTGATTCTCACCGGAGGCGCGCAGGAGCGCGAGATCGCCGAAGCGTTGACAGCGCGTGCGCGCGAGCCGGTTGTCGACTTTTGCAGCAAGACGTCGCTCGGCACGCTCGCAGCACTCATCGCGCACGCGCGGCTGCTGATTTGCAACGACACCGGCGTCTCGCATATTGCGGCTGCGCTAGGTACGCGCAGCGTAGTCGTCGCCTGCGGCAGCGACGTGTCGCGCTGGGCACCGCTTAACGCTGAGCGGCACCACGTCGTCGCGAAGTTTCCGGCCTGTCGGCCCTGCATGTTTCATACGTGCCCGTATGGCCACGAGTGCGCACATGACATTTCCGTCCCGGAAGTCATGCGGCACGTGAACGCCTTGCTTGCAGCGGGAGGGCCGGAATGCGACGGTTGA
- a CDS encoding glycosyltransferase family 2 protein — protein sequence MTLAQATTDAAMVVSVVVPTWRRPDMLRRCLTALCAQRFDAHAFEILVADDGPDDATREVVFEFQRQTLGAPRLIYLPIVDTQGPAAARNAGWWHAQGAIVAFTDDDTIADPLWLRGGCAALLREPEAVAVAGDIDMPISDPPTDYERDASGLANAEFATANCFVRRDALVSVGGFDERFTRAWREDADLMFALGTLGTVSRAPDARVLHPVRPAKWGVSVGQQSKVFFDALLYKKYPTLYRTHIRPTPPWLYYMAGGALLAAIALLAFAQYPLAAAALVVWGAATAVFCVRRLRNTSRTPAHVAEMIWTSIAIPPVSLYWRVRGDLHFKVLFL from the coding sequence ATGACGCTAGCGCAAGCAACGACGGATGCCGCCATGGTCGTCTCGGTCGTGGTGCCCACCTGGCGACGGCCCGACATGCTTCGCCGCTGTCTGACGGCGTTGTGCGCGCAACGATTCGACGCGCACGCGTTCGAGATCCTCGTTGCAGATGACGGGCCGGACGACGCCACGCGTGAGGTTGTCTTCGAGTTTCAGCGCCAGACGCTTGGCGCGCCACGCCTGATCTATCTGCCCATCGTCGACACGCAAGGCCCTGCGGCGGCAAGGAATGCCGGATGGTGGCATGCGCAGGGTGCCATCGTCGCGTTCACGGACGACGACACGATTGCCGACCCGTTGTGGCTGCGCGGCGGATGTGCGGCGCTTCTTCGCGAGCCGGAGGCCGTTGCCGTGGCGGGCGACATCGACATGCCGATTTCCGATCCGCCGACCGACTACGAACGCGACGCCAGCGGTCTCGCCAATGCGGAGTTCGCCACGGCAAACTGCTTCGTGCGACGCGACGCACTGGTATCCGTGGGCGGCTTCGACGAGCGGTTCACACGCGCATGGCGCGAGGATGCCGATCTGATGTTTGCGTTAGGCACTCTCGGGACCGTCTCCCGCGCACCGGATGCGCGCGTTCTGCATCCGGTGCGCCCGGCAAAGTGGGGCGTCAGTGTCGGTCAGCAATCCAAGGTGTTCTTCGATGCCTTGCTCTACAAGAAGTACCCGACGCTGTACCGCACGCACATTCGTCCAACGCCACCGTGGTTGTACTACATGGCCGGTGGCGCGTTGCTCGCGGCAATCGCGCTGCTGGCTTTCGCGCAATACCCGTTGGCGGCCGCTGCGCTCGTCGTTTGGGGGGCTGCGACCGCTGTGTTTTGCGTCAGACGCCTGCGAAACACCTCGCGAACGCCCGCGCACGTCGCGGAGATGATCTGGACCTCGATCGCCATTCCACCGGTTTCGCTGTACTGGCGGGTTCGCGGCGACCTTCACTTCAAGGTGCTATTCCTATGA
- a CDS encoding sigma-54-dependent transcriptional regulator: MPYILIVEDDADTRDMLRALVQSQQLHCDAVSTLGEARERSAARVPDLVLTDLVLPDGSGMDLLSEFPQAASVEVVLMTGHASLETAIDALRRGAADYLVKPINVQRLNGIIARVPRTDELRGEILTLRAQLQELGRFGRMLGNSPPMKEVYRSIGRVAPSEASVFLMGESGTGKELAAQTVHDLSLRRKGPFVAINCGAIAANLVESEMFGHDRGSFTGADRQHKGFFERADGGTLFLDEVTEMPPESQVKLLRVLETGKLMRLGSTQEINVDVRIIAATNINPEAAVADGRFRLDLYHRLNVFPITLPPLRERGGDIQMLAKSFLTSLSETDGRPMWFSDETLDALSTYDWPGNVRELRNLVHRAHILNDGDVIETLPQPILAELDDAMVNDDSVTVPLDTPLEEMDRKLILGTLERCGGVKARAAEMLNISLKTLYSRLAEPVEKDDGPAPRHR, from the coding sequence ATGCCGTACATTCTCATCGTCGAGGACGACGCAGATACGCGCGACATGCTTCGTGCGTTGGTACAGTCGCAACAATTGCACTGTGACGCTGTATCCACGCTGGGAGAGGCACGAGAACGCTCGGCGGCGCGGGTGCCGGATCTGGTCCTCACCGACCTTGTCCTCCCTGACGGCAGCGGGATGGACCTTTTGAGCGAGTTTCCTCAGGCGGCCAGCGTAGAAGTGGTGCTGATGACAGGTCACGCCAGCCTCGAGACCGCCATCGACGCACTACGCCGGGGTGCCGCAGACTATCTCGTCAAACCGATCAATGTGCAGCGCCTTAACGGCATTATTGCGCGCGTGCCTCGCACGGACGAGCTTCGCGGCGAGATTCTCACGCTGCGCGCGCAACTGCAGGAACTCGGACGTTTCGGCCGTATGCTCGGCAATTCGCCGCCGATGAAGGAGGTTTATCGGTCCATCGGCCGTGTCGCGCCAAGCGAGGCATCGGTGTTCCTGATGGGTGAGTCGGGCACCGGCAAGGAGTTGGCCGCGCAAACCGTTCACGATCTGAGTTTGCGACGCAAGGGCCCGTTCGTCGCAATCAACTGCGGGGCGATTGCTGCAAATCTGGTCGAGAGCGAAATGTTCGGGCACGATCGCGGCAGCTTCACGGGGGCGGATCGCCAGCACAAGGGCTTCTTCGAGCGCGCCGATGGTGGCACGCTGTTTCTGGACGAAGTGACCGAGATGCCGCCCGAGTCGCAGGTCAAATTGCTGCGAGTGCTTGAGACCGGGAAGCTGATGCGTCTGGGCTCGACGCAGGAAATCAATGTCGACGTGCGCATCATCGCGGCGACCAACATCAACCCGGAAGCTGCCGTGGCCGACGGCCGTTTCCGCCTCGATCTTTATCATCGCCTGAACGTTTTCCCCATCACACTCCCACCGCTGCGCGAACGCGGCGGCGACATTCAGATGCTCGCGAAATCGTTCCTCACTTCGTTGAGCGAGACGGATGGCCGACCCATGTGGTTCAGCGATGAAACCCTCGATGCTCTCAGCACGTACGACTGGCCGGGCAATGTGCGCGAGTTGCGCAATCTCGTGCACCGGGCACACATTCTGAACGACGGCGACGTGATCGAAACGTTACCGCAGCCTATCCTGGCCGAGCTGGACGACGCCATGGTCAACGACGACAGCGTTACCGTCCCGCTCGATACGCCGCTCGAGGAGATGGACCGGAAGTTGATTCTGGGCACACTGGAGCGATGCGGCGGGGTGAAGGCGAGGGCGGCCGAAATGCTCAATATCAGC